Proteins co-encoded in one Arthrobacter sp. ERGS1:01 genomic window:
- a CDS encoding TIGR01777 family oxidoreductase: protein MRTAVLAGASGFIGSYFRTQLADAGWQVRTIGRTGDAVWGDTAAITALLENVELLINLAGKSVSCRYTAANKAEILRSRVKTTAELGHAVAACTNPPRDWFNASTGTIYRDARDRPQTEDDGELGQGFSVDVARGWEAALAAAPTPKTRKIPLRITIVMGPAGGVMTPFNNLARSGLGGPMGDGGQKFSWIHVEDLFRAVMFLHENPRITGPVNIGSPNVVDNRELMAGVRRTVRRPWGLPTPAWLLKLGAVLIRTETELVLKSRWVQPKKLQDAGFTWQYPMLADALADIASRGR from the coding sequence ATGAGAACCGCCGTCCTGGCCGGCGCCTCCGGATTCATTGGCAGCTATTTCCGCACCCAACTGGCCGACGCCGGTTGGCAGGTCCGCACGATCGGGCGCACTGGCGATGCCGTCTGGGGTGACACTGCAGCGATAACGGCACTCCTGGAGAATGTGGAATTGCTGATCAATCTGGCCGGAAAGTCCGTCTCCTGCCGATACACGGCGGCCAACAAGGCGGAGATCCTGCGCTCGCGGGTGAAGACCACGGCAGAGCTGGGCCACGCAGTGGCCGCCTGTACCAACCCGCCGCGCGACTGGTTCAACGCGAGCACCGGCACCATCTACCGTGACGCGCGGGACCGCCCCCAAACCGAGGACGACGGCGAGCTCGGCCAGGGCTTCTCCGTGGACGTGGCGCGGGGCTGGGAGGCGGCACTGGCGGCCGCCCCCACGCCCAAAACACGGAAGATCCCGCTCCGCATCACCATCGTCATGGGGCCGGCCGGCGGCGTCATGACCCCGTTCAACAATCTGGCGCGAAGTGGGCTGGGCGGACCCATGGGGGACGGCGGCCAAAAGTTCAGCTGGATCCACGTGGAGGACCTGTTCCGGGCCGTCATGTTCCTCCATGAAAACCCCCGGATCACCGGCCCCGTCAATATCGGCTCGCCGAATGTGGTGGACAACCGGGAGCTCATGGCAGGAGTCCGCCGCACCGTGCGCAGGCCGTGGGGTCTACCGACGCCGGCATGGCTGCTGAAACTCGGCGCCGTGCTGATCCGGACGGAAACGGAACTCGTCCTGAAAAGCCGCTGGGTGCAGCCGAAGAAGCTGCAGGACGCCGGATTCACCTGGCAATACCCGATGCTGGCCGACGCCCTTGCGGACATCGCGTCCAGAGGTCGCTAG
- a CDS encoding TetR/AcrR family transcriptional regulator → MGNGKSATTRALVLDTALGMFRTKGFAKTTMRGIATEAGVSLGSAYYYFASKDELVLELYRESVAEQHALASKALAGTTGLAARLKAALHAGVDALTPYHQFGGALISSALPPQSAVNPFGEASSQAREDAVGIFAEVVEGAKVPPFLRAQLPELLWLAYMGVVLFWVYDRSENQRRTRTLIDGAAPLLAKLVSFSRLPVVRPMVEEALALKAKVQA, encoded by the coding sequence ATGGGTAACGGCAAGAGCGCCACAACGAGGGCCCTGGTGCTGGACACCGCCCTGGGCATGTTCCGCACCAAGGGCTTCGCGAAGACCACCATGCGGGGAATTGCCACCGAGGCCGGGGTCTCGCTGGGCAGCGCCTACTACTACTTTGCGTCCAAGGATGAGCTGGTGCTTGAGCTCTACCGGGAATCCGTGGCCGAACAGCATGCCCTGGCCAGCAAGGCGTTGGCCGGAACCACGGGCTTGGCCGCGAGGCTCAAGGCGGCACTCCACGCCGGCGTGGACGCGCTCACCCCGTACCACCAGTTCGGCGGGGCCCTCATTTCCAGTGCCCTCCCGCCGCAATCGGCCGTCAACCCCTTTGGTGAGGCATCGAGCCAGGCCCGGGAGGATGCCGTCGGCATCTTTGCCGAAGTGGTCGAAGGCGCCAAGGTTCCACCCTTCCTGCGCGCCCAGCTCCCCGAATTGCTGTGGCTGGCCTACATGGGCGTGGTCCTGTTCTGGGTCTATGACCGCTCAGAGAATCAGCGCCGCACCCGCACGCTGATCGACGGCGCCGCCCCACTGCTGGCGAAGCTCGTCTCCTTCTCCCGCCTGCCCGTGGTGCGGCCCATGGTCGAGGAAGCGCTGGCGCTCAAGGCCAAGGTGCAGGCATGA
- a CDS encoding alanine racemase produces the protein MNESAFPQLRLNIAALDHNIEVMADWCRDRNVVLAPHVKTTMSAPIIERQMAAGAVGVTVATVDQVGTVIGWGRRDILVANQVVDGFGLGRIKAWLDADPSLTVRILADSAAGVALAASVFAGAGRALEMLIDVGTLAGRTGVRSAAEAREIAALIVTAPGLRLVGVAGYEGVVANSRDAVNVDAVDRHCALTRDIFVDLADLFETSAPIFSMGGSAFPDRVVEFLPTTVPGTVNLLRSGCYATHDHGTYAGVSPIPGLIPALTVRALVVSTPEDGLVVVGAGKRDLPYDAGLPPVLAVYSANGTAKADATATVHKLFDHHAVLLGASGVAVTDIVEMGISHPCSAFDRWPEYLATDAAGAVVDVWHTDFHRSSIGG, from the coding sequence GTGAACGAATCCGCCTTCCCGCAGCTGCGACTGAATATCGCCGCCCTTGACCACAACATCGAGGTCATGGCCGACTGGTGCCGGGACCGGAACGTGGTGCTCGCACCGCATGTGAAGACCACCATGTCCGCGCCCATCATCGAACGCCAAATGGCCGCCGGGGCCGTGGGCGTGACCGTCGCGACCGTGGACCAGGTGGGCACGGTCATTGGCTGGGGCCGGCGGGACATCCTGGTCGCCAACCAGGTGGTGGACGGGTTCGGCCTTGGCCGGATCAAGGCGTGGCTCGACGCCGACCCCTCGCTGACCGTGCGGATCCTCGCCGACTCGGCAGCCGGCGTCGCGCTGGCCGCTTCCGTTTTTGCCGGTGCCGGCCGGGCCCTGGAGATGCTCATCGACGTCGGCACCCTGGCCGGACGGACCGGCGTCCGTTCCGCTGCGGAGGCCCGCGAAATCGCGGCATTGATCGTTACGGCGCCCGGGCTGCGACTGGTGGGCGTTGCCGGTTACGAGGGCGTGGTGGCGAACTCGCGCGACGCCGTCAACGTGGACGCCGTCGACCGGCACTGCGCACTGACGCGCGATATCTTCGTTGACCTGGCAGATCTGTTCGAAACGTCGGCGCCGATCTTTTCCATGGGCGGATCGGCGTTCCCGGACCGGGTGGTCGAGTTCCTGCCCACCACGGTTCCCGGCACGGTCAACCTGCTGCGCTCGGGCTGCTACGCGACGCACGACCACGGCACCTACGCGGGTGTCAGCCCCATTCCCGGGCTCATTCCGGCCCTGACCGTCCGCGCCCTGGTGGTCTCGACCCCCGAGGACGGGCTAGTTGTGGTGGGTGCCGGCAAGCGTGACCTGCCGTACGACGCCGGCCTGCCGCCCGTGCTGGCAGTGTACTCAGCCAATGGCACTGCGAAGGCGGATGCAACGGCCACCGTGCACAAACTCTTCGACCACCACGCGGTCCTGTTGGGCGCCTCGGGCGTGGCCGTGACGGACATTGTGGAAATGGGCATCTCGCATCCCTGTTCGGCCTTCGACCGCTGGCCCGAATACCTGGCCACCGATGCCGCCGGCGCCGTGGTGGATGTTTGGCACACCGACTTCCACCGGTCCTCCATCGGCGGGTAA